One window of the Catharus ustulatus isolate bCatUst1 chromosome 33, bCatUst1.pri.v2, whole genome shotgun sequence genome contains the following:
- the LOC117009565 gene encoding calmodulin-regulated spectrin-associated protein 3-like, translating into MEQSSAQQLLILFRDGGCQFRGVYALGGIPPTLKRLSGSGPRNVPLQTVEALYKYQSDQRRFCRLPARTMSGSVDAFTIPGHLWHPKKPSTPK; encoded by the coding sequence ATGGAacaaagctcagcccagcagctgctgatccTATTCCGAGATGGGGGCTGCCAATTCCGGGGTGTTTACGCTTTAGGGGGGATCCCCCCGACCCTAAAACGCCTCTCGGGATCGGGACCCCGAAACGTTCCCCTACAAACGGTCGAGGCTTTGTACAAATATCAATCGGATCAGCGGCGCTTCTGCCGCCTCCCCGCCCGCACCATGAGCGGCAGCGTGGATGCCTTCACCATCCCCGGGCACCTgtggcaccccaaaaaacccagcaccccaaaataa